One window of Mixophyes fleayi isolate aMixFle1 chromosome 3, aMixFle1.hap1, whole genome shotgun sequence genomic DNA carries:
- the LOC142143912 gene encoding uncharacterized protein LOC142143912, translating to MTVPLSVSEPTVMHPETRVGSRDRPCAEAQDRTTAERREEEIQDTSGGQATAVSLGQTSVGDGNPAPADHQAGIRGLAEQAIAPSTLKTYQSAWRRWLLFSRQKDQSEAGQQDAMLAFMWDRYSEGDSRTTMASTLAGISFMAKLHGYPDVTKGFLINKALKGWGRVRPSHADTRLPITSNILEDLIGNVGSVTLDSYEKLLFSLAFSMAYFGAFRISELVARSRGHQESGLRVEHVSLGEGILACKIVKSKTDQSGRGSWVQLTSQQPCLICPVRLASLFMSKRPHANLFLCHANGIPLTKYQFATILKRTLQSINLNSTLYGTHSFRIGAATSAALAGSSSEAIKALGRWKSAAFKSYVRIDKVVD from the exons ATGACTGTCCCCCTTTCCGTTTCAGAGCCTACTGTTATGCATCCGGAGACGAGGGTCGGCAGTCGCGATCGTCCGTGTGCTGAGGCTCAGGATCGGACGACGGCAGAACGGAGGGAGGAAGAGATCCAGGACACGTCAGGAGGACAGGCCACAGCTGTGTCGCTAGGGCAGACGTCTGTCGGTGATGGGaatcctgctcctgctg atcatcaagccggcataagagggctcGCGGAACAAGcaatagctccctccaccctgaaaaCTTATCAGTCGGCGTGGAGACGGTGGTTGCTTTTCAGCAGAcaaaaggaccaatcagaggcAGGTCAGCAAGATgccatgctagcctttatgtgggatagGTACTCGGAGGGAGATTCAAGGACTACTATGGCATCCACCCTGGCCgggatatcatttatggccaagctgcacgGTTACCCTGACGTCACAAAAGGATTTTTGATTAATAAGGCTCTGAAGGGATGGGGGAGAGTCCGTCCCTCTCATGCCGATACCCGTTTACCGATTACCTCTAACATTTTGGAAGATCTGATAGGGAATGTGGGGTCGGTTACCTTAGATAGTTACGAGaaacttttatttagtttggccttTTCCATGGCTTATTTTGGAGCCTTTCGCATCTCAGAGTTGGTAGCCAGGTCCAGGGGACATCAGGAGTCAGGTTTGAGAGTTgagcatgtcagtctgggcgaagggatcttagcctgcaaaatagttaaatCAAAGACTGACCAAAGTGGCAGGGGATCATGGGTCCAGTTAACCTCTCAGCAGCCATGTCTTATTTGCCCGGTCAGGTTAGCATCATTGTTTATGAGTAAAAGACCTCATGctaacttgtttctgtgtcacgcTAATGGTATACCGTTGACAAAATATCAATTCGCGACCATTTTAAAACGTACCTTGCAGTCTATTAATCTAAACAGTACATTATACGGgacacactcatttaggatcggtgcAGCTACATCCGCTGCCTTGGCAGGTTCTTCTAGCGAAGCTATAAAAGCACTGGGGCGATGGAAATCTGCGGCTTTTAAGTCATATGttagaattgacaaggttgttGACTGA